The following are encoded together in the Iodobacter fluviatilis genome:
- the hmpA gene encoding NO-inducible flavohemoprotein, producing MLNVKSRDLVHATAPILKQHGVALTTHFYARMFQYNPELKQIFNEGHQQSGAQQQALAMAVAAYAEHIDNPSVLAPVLTHIANKHISLGIRPEHYPIVGHHLLASIREVLGEAASDELITAWAAAYGQLADVLIAEEAQLYAAAAFKQGGWTGWRGFVVAKKEVESSEITSFYLRPADGGSVPDYAPGQYISVRMFVPEWNLMQPRQYSLSDAPGNDYLRISVKREQIGNIIGQVSNLLHNTVNVGDVIDLAPPAGDFVLHQDRKTPVVLISGGVGITPMLSMLKHIVKTSSDRAVRFVHGCRNAEVHAFKNAVNQLATQQSNLEKVFFYGEACPDLSHDHLGYVDLVKIADSAILPDADYYICGPLAFMQAQIKSLQTMGVSAERIHAEAFGTGGVAA from the coding sequence ATGCTTAACGTCAAGAGCCGCGATTTAGTTCACGCCACAGCGCCCATTCTCAAACAACACGGCGTTGCCTTAACCACTCATTTTTATGCACGGATGTTTCAGTACAACCCCGAACTAAAACAAATTTTTAACGAAGGTCATCAGCAATCCGGGGCACAGCAGCAAGCGTTAGCGATGGCAGTAGCGGCCTACGCCGAGCATATTGATAATCCAAGCGTGCTGGCACCGGTACTCACCCACATTGCCAATAAACACATCAGTCTTGGGATTCGCCCAGAGCACTACCCTATTGTGGGCCACCACTTACTTGCCTCTATTCGTGAAGTACTAGGTGAAGCCGCAAGCGATGAATTAATTACCGCTTGGGCGGCCGCCTACGGCCAGCTAGCGGACGTCCTCATCGCCGAAGAAGCGCAGCTATACGCCGCAGCGGCGTTTAAACAAGGCGGCTGGACCGGCTGGCGAGGCTTTGTGGTGGCAAAAAAAGAAGTAGAAAGCAGCGAGATCACTTCATTTTATTTACGCCCAGCCGATGGCGGCAGCGTGCCGGACTACGCGCCGGGGCAATATATTTCGGTCAGAATGTTTGTGCCAGAATGGAATCTAATGCAGCCGCGCCAATATAGTTTGTCTGATGCGCCAGGCAACGATTACCTGCGAATTTCAGTAAAACGTGAGCAAATCGGCAATATCATTGGCCAAGTATCTAATCTACTGCACAACACGGTGAATGTTGGCGATGTGATTGATTTAGCACCGCCAGCGGGTGATTTTGTACTGCATCAAGACCGCAAAACCCCCGTAGTCTTGATTAGCGGTGGTGTGGGCATTACCCCAATGCTATCCATGCTAAAACATATCGTTAAAACTAGCAGCGATCGAGCCGTGCGCTTTGTCCACGGCTGCCGTAATGCCGAAGTGCATGCTTTTAAAAACGCAGTAAATCAACTGGCAACTCAACAATCTAACCTAGAAAAAGTGTTTTTTTATGGTGAGGCCTGCCCAGATCTAAGCCACGACCATCTTGGCTATGTAGATTTGGTTAAAATTGCCGACTCAGCGATTTTACCGGACGCCGATTACTACATCTGTGGGCCGCTAGCGTTTATGCAAGCCCAGATCAAATCATTGCAAACCATGGGGGTGAGTGCGGAGCGGATTCATGCTGAGGCATTTGGAACCGGGGGCG